One window from the genome of Salvia splendens isolate huo1 chromosome 9, SspV2, whole genome shotgun sequence encodes:
- the LOC121747176 gene encoding LOB domain-containing protein 15-like, translating to MSREREGFEEIGKKLKTEIDGRNSSSPPPSSMSMGRRHVFGPPGSLNTITPCAACKLLRRRCVEECPFSPYFSPHEPHKFAAVHKVFGASNVSKMLMEVSEPQRADAANSLVYEANVRLRDPVYGCMGAISALQQQIQTLQAELNAVRAEILRYKYREAANSIIASTNAALAVSVAELPQAPPTPTPSQTAREAAPPPSVVISSTSSAPALYASPSSTASYSSISNNHIPFFD from the exons ATGTCAAGAGAAAG GGAAGGGTTTGAAGAGATCGGGAAGAAGCTGAAAACGGAGATCGATGGTCGCAACTCCTCATCGCCGCCGCCGTCATCGATGAGTATGGGAAGGAGACACGTGTTCGGGCCGCCGGGAAGCTTAAACACGATCACGCCTTGCGCCGCGTGCAAGCTTCTGCGGCGGAGATGCGTGGAGGAGTGCCCCTTTTCGCCCTATTTCTCACCACATGAGCCCCACAAATTTGCTGCCGTTCACAAGGTTTTTGGAGCTAGCAATGTTTCCAAGATGCTCATG GAGGTGTCGGAGCCCCAAAGGGCCGACGCGGCCAACAGCTTGGTCTACGAAGCGAACGTTAGGCTACGAGATCCGGTTTATGGGTGCATGGGTGCAATATCCGCGCTGCAGCAACAGATCCAAACCCTTCAAGCCGAGCTCAACGCAGTGAGGGCTGAGATTCTCAGATATAAATACCGAGAAGCTGCGAATTCGATCATCGCCTCCACCAACGCCGCGCTAGCTGTCTCTGTGGCGGAGCTGCCGCAGGCTCCGCCCACTCCGACGCCTTCTCAGACGGCTCGGGAGGCTGCACCGCCGCCGTCGGTGGTGATCTCGTCGACTTCTTCGGCTCCGGCGCTGTATGCGTCGCCTTCTAGCACAGCTAGCTACAGCAGCATTTCCAATAATCATATACCTTTCTTTGACTAA